A window from Lepus europaeus isolate LE1 chromosome 20, mLepTim1.pri, whole genome shotgun sequence encodes these proteins:
- the IL27RA gene encoding interleukin-27 receptor subunit alpha, with translation MRGSPAVPSPRLALLLLPVLALLLWLPATRPGEEWRGARGRECARAGWRWGSAAAAAAPPPPPTPPAFSLGTPEGSAGTLQCHGVAPLGDLNCSWEPSGDRAAPFLLHLQSQYHPNRTYTVAVAAGQHWVTVPREQLTASDKLRVWGSRAGRPLGPPISVNLDTRVKPNVPQLWPNVDFSEGEPLDATVQWAAPTWPSHKVLICQFRYQKCLEQDWVLLEPELETIPLSPLEIQDLELATSYRVSGRCRTQDEEDLWGEWSPSLSFQTLPSAPKDVWVSGNLCGTPGGQDPLLLWTPPGSCLPVSYRVWVAEQELPGEGVACCSARIPAGTRWAAVSAVNATSWEPLTNLSLACLDSAPRGVVVSSAGSTELRVSWRPPGSGVPQEYVVDCAGDGEPLEKLSWMRLPPGRLSALLAGNFTEGVPYRITVTAVSPGGVAPAPPVWGFTQELAPVMGPALWRLRDDPPGTPAVAWAVVPRRQLRGHLTHYTVCARSGGRPSVCVNVSGSIRNTTLPNLPRGPCELWVTASTTAGQGPPGPSLWLHLPDNSLGWKVLPGVLSLWGLFFVGCGLALTLSGRCLRLRYKVLPRWLWEKVPDPANSQSGQPHMEEVPPVQPPGDLAILEVEEMQPLPAPGPPQAAMAPLDCGYERHFLPTPEELGLLSAPHPGALDAPGCRDPQ, from the exons ATGCGAGGGTCCCCGGCTGTCCCCTCCCCGCGGctggcgctgctgctgctgcccgtgCTCGCGCTCCTGCTGTGGCTCCCCGCGACCCGTCCTGGGGAGGAGTGGCGGGGGGCGCGCGGGCGTGAGTGTGCTCGTGCGGGGTGGCGCTGgggctccgccgccgccgccgccgcgccccctcccccacccacgcCCCCCGCCTTCAGCCTGGGGACCCCCGAGG GCAGCGCGGGAACACTGCAGTGCCACGGAGTGGCGCCCCTGGGGGACCTGAACTGCTCCTGGGAGCCGAGTGGGGACAGAGCCGCCCCGTTCCTgctgcacctgcagagccagta CCACCCCAACAGGACGTACACCGTGGCGGTGGCTGCCGGGCAGCACTGGGTGACCGTGCCTCGGGAACAGCTCACCGCCTCGGACAAACTCCGTGTCTGGGGGTCCAGGGCAGGCCGGCCGCTGGGGCCTCCGATCTCCGTGAACCTGGACACTCGAG TGAAACCGAATGTCCCGCAGCTGTGGCCAAACGTGGACTTCTCAGAGGGCGAACCCCTGGACGCCACGGTGCAGTGGGCAGCACCTACGTGGCCATCCCATAAAGTCCTCATCTGCCAGTTCCGCTACCAGAAATGCCTGGAGCAGGACTGGGTCCTG CTGGAACCGGAACTGGAAACCATCCCGCTGAGTCCCCTGGAGATCCAGGACCTGGAGCTGGCGACCAGCTACCGGGTGTCCGGCCGCTGCCGCACGCAGGACGAGGAGGACTTGTGGGGCGAGTGGAGCCCCAGTCTCTCCTTCCAGACGCTGCCCTCGG cTCCAAAAGACGTGTGGGTGTCTGGGAACCTCTGCGGGACGCCTGGCGGACAGGACCCCCTGCTACTGTGGACG ccCCCGGGGTCCTGCCTGCCAGTGAGCTACAGAGTGTGGGTTGCAGAGCAGGAGCTGCCTGGGGAAGGGGTTGCCTGCTGCAGTGCGCGCATCCCCGCGGGCACCCGGTGGGCTGCTGTGTCCGCCGTGAACGCCACGAGCTGGGAGCCGCTCACCAACCTCTCCTTGGCCTGCTTGG ACTCCGCCCCCCGCGGCGTGGTGGTCAGTAGTGCGGGGAGCACAGAGCTGCGAGTGAGCTGGCGACCGCCAGGATCCGGGGTGCCGCAGGAGTACGTGGTGGACTGTGCTGGAGACGGAGAGCCCCTGGAGAAGCTGTCCTGGATGCGGCTTCCGCCCGGGAGGCTCAGTGCCCTGTTAGCAG GGAACTTCACAGAAGGGGTCCCCTATCGGATCACGGTGACCGCGGTCTCGCCTGGGGGCGTGGCCCCTGCCCCGCCGGTGTGGGGGTTCACCCAGGAGCTAG CACCCgtcatggggccggcgctttggcgACTCCGGGATGACCCCCCGGGGACCCCTGCCGTAGCTTGGGCGGTGGTCCCCAGGCGCCAGCTCCGAGGCCATCTCACTCACTACACCGTGTGTGCTAGGAGTGGAGGCCGACCCTCGGTCTGTGTAAACG TGAGTGGCAGCATCCGGAATACCACCCTGCCCAACCTTCCCCGGGGTCCCTGCGAGCTGTGGGTGACCGCGTCCACCACGGCGGGGCAAGGTCCACCTGGTCCCAGcctgtggcttcacctgccag ATAACAGCCTAGGGTGGAAGGTGCTGCCCGGTGTCCTGTCCCTCTGGGGCTTGTTCTTCgtgggctgtggcctggccctcaCCTTGTCGGGCAG GTGCCTCCGCCTGCGATACAAGGTGCTGCCCCGCTGGCTGTGGGAGAAGGTTCCGGACCCTGCCAACAGTCAGTCCGGCCAGCCCCACATGGAG GAGGTGCCTCCGGTGCAGCCCCCTGGGGACTTGGCCATCTTGGAAGTGGAGGAGATGCAGCCGCTGCCGGCCCCCGGGCCCCCCCAAGCCGCCATGGCCCCCCTGGACTGTGGGTATGAGAGGCACTTCCTGCCCACTCCCGAGGAGCTGGGCCTGCTGAGCgccccccaccctggggccctagatgccccaggctgcagggaccCGCAGTGA
- the PALM3 gene encoding paralemmin-3 has protein sequence MALQSQLWSLATLMPMAESSLYRQRLEVIAEKRRLQEEIRAARRELEEEKLRVERLKRQSLRNHWLMDGAPAEGPEDPASQDPQSPAGQAQARIQTLEDSLFTLQSELQLLQSASTGAQHKPSGRPTWRRQDHRPLSQPPMDTGLAGQAVVDRRASLPGGPLAVSPDAPASLEPREDAAGVPEANGPCRSPSLEAPAKGTGVEPNGEGVVRVVWEGLRATEDSATGATGPELEAKVEQVVLEAMADRPGPCSPELPAWARADRGAVEVVWEGVGGSDPEASLRLQEGVEGAGAPRGSSAEGEGHRDSTGEEGSFIWVERVTLSEEWEELQVEGLEGPAGAGAHREGGEDSWAVERRRAEREGSRDRPGTEGTGVEGLLEPRRSGSGEQLQGEEPLGAGRSGGEKTQGAEVDLNPDQRGARAGSKAQAEEVREAGAPLQGEEEPGQQPQERQESSLEEEEAAKPLPSAAEGPASAGDPTALLTETPAPEQPAERQPLLPREGPSTRPVPTYAPARQPEPPARREGEGASGPKQKTCQCCSVM, from the exons ATGGCCCTACAGAGCCAGCTGTGGTCTCTGGCCACGCTCAT GCCCATGGCCGAGAGCTCCCTCTACAGGCAGCGACTGGAGGTCATCGCC GAGAAGCGGCGCCTGCAGGAGGAGATCCGGGCTGCGCGCCGCGAGCTGGAAGAAGAAAAACTCCGCGTGGAGCGGCTCAAG AGACAGTCTCTCCGTAACCACTGGCTTATGGATGGCGCCCCTGCCGAAGGGCCCGAGGACCCCGCTTCCCAGGACCCCCAGTCGCCAGCGGGCCAGGCTCAGGCCCGCAtccagaccctggaagacagcttGTTCAC ACTCCAGTcggagctgcagctgctgcaaAGTGCGTCCACCGGTGCTCAGCACAAGCCCTCAGGCAGGCCCACCTGGCGCCGGCAG GATCACCGACCTCTCTCCCAGCCCCCCATGGACACAGGCCTTGCAG GCCAAGCTGTCGTGGACAGGAGAGCTTCGCTGCCCGGGGGACCCCTGGCCGTGTCCCCAGACGCTCCGGCCTCCTTGGAGCCCAGGGAGGATGCTGCCGGGGTCCCGGAAGCCAACGGCCCCTGCCGGAGCCCCAGCCTGGAGGCACCTGCCAAGGGCACTGGAGTTGAGCCCAATGGGGAAGGTGTGGTGAGGGTGgtgtgggaggggctgagggccacGGAGGACAGTGCCACGGGGGCCACGGGCCCGGAGCTGGAGGCGAAGGTGGAGCAGGTGGTGCTGGAAGCCATGGCCGACCGGCCGGGGCCCTGCAGCCCGGAGCTGCCGGCCTGGGCGCGGGCGGACCGGGGCGCGGTGGAGGTGGTGTGGGAGGGCGTGGGCGGCAGCGACCCCGAGGCCTCCCTGCGGCTCCAGGAAGgagtggagggggcaggggcccccAGGGGCAGCAGCGCAGAGGGTGAGGGGCACCGGGACTCCACGGGCGAGGAGGGGTCCTTCATCTGGGTGGAGCGAGTAACGCTGAGCGAGGAGTGGGAGGAGCTGCAGGTCGAGGGGCTGGAGGGGCCCGCGGGCGCAGGCGCCCACAGGGAAGGCGGGGAAGACTCTTGGGCGGTGGAGAGGCGGCGGGCGGAGCGGGAAGGCAGCCGGGACAGGCCGGGGACCGAGGGGACCGGAGTGGAGGGACTACTGGAGCCACGCAGGTCAGGAAGCGGGGAGCAGCTGCAGGGG gaggagccactgggggcggggaggagtgGAGGGGAGAAGACCCAAGGGGCTGAGGTGGATCTGAATCCTGACCAGAGAGGTGCCAGGGCAGGAAGCAAGGCCCAGGCAGAGGAGGTGAGAGAGGCCGGGGCCCCCCTCCAGGGCGAGGAGGAGCCAGGCCAGCAGCcgcaggagaggcaggagagctccctggaggaggaggaggccgccAAGCCGCTGCCAAGCGCTGCTGAGGGCCCGGCCTCTGCGGGGGACCCCACGGCCCTCCTGACAGAGACCCCAGCCCCCGAGCAGCCCGCCGAGCGCCAGCCACTGCTTCCCCGGGAAGGGCCCAGCACCCGCCCTGTGCCCACCTACGCACCTGCCAGGCAGCCCGAGCCACCTGCCCGCCGTGAGGGTGAGGGAGCGAGCGGCCCGAAGCAGAAGACTTGCCAGTGCTGCTCCGTGATGTGA
- the RLN3 gene encoding relaxin-3, with translation MAKCWELLLLPLLSGWALAGERWLGAAEARTVPYAVKLCGREFIRAVIYTCGSSRWRRSDLLAREATGEVFPGAGADTDSLAGQPDEALSSSEWLALPQSPQALSRGRAGWQETPEAARESRDIQGGLSSFCCKWGCTKSQLSILC, from the exons ATGGCCAAGTGCTGGGAGCTGCTCCTGCTGCCGCTCCTGAGCGGCTGGGCGCTGGCCGGCGAGCGCTGGCTGGGGGCCGCTGAGGCCCGAACCGTGCCCTACGCCGTGAAACTCTGCGGCCGCGAATTCATCCGCGCAGTTATCTACACGTGCGGCAGCTCCCGCTGGCGGCGCTCCGACCTCCTGGCCCGGGAAGCCACCG gGGAGGTCTTCCCGGGTGCAGGCGCCGACACCGACAGCCTGGCAGGACAGCCGGACGAGGCCTTGAGCTCCAGCGAGTGGCTGGCACTCCCCCAGTCCccccaggccctctccagaggccGAGCTGGCTGGCAGGAAACCCCCGAGGCCGCCCGGGAGAGCCGTGACATCCAGGGTGGGCTCTCCAGTTTCTGTTGCAAGTGGGGCTGCACCAAGAGCCAACTCAGCATCCTATGCTAG